A stretch of DNA from Anopheles nili chromosome 2, idAnoNiliSN_F5_01, whole genome shotgun sequence:
ATGGATGAAAATTCGACAGATCGATGTAAAGAACCTTTCAAACAGACCCGTAAAGTTCAGCCACCTGGTGtctcgttttataattttagCTTACACCGGACGATGCAGCCTGTAGGGCAAgataaaccttttttttctcgtcctggGGAACACCATAATTATCCCGCCGGTGAGGAGCCAGTTAAAAAAGGTAACGCTCTTCGACACCACAATAGCTCACAGTTTATCGTGGATTAAAGTGTAGAGAAAAGAGCGAtagggttgcttttttgctcgtgCGCCTTGAGTATCGGTGGTGGTCGCTTTTAGCCATCCCGATGAAAGAATTAATTTTAGCACCTTCGCGGCCATCATCGGTGGATCTTCAAACTGGCCGTTACCGGTAGCAGGACCCACGTCAATGGTGACGCGCATTCCACACGTCGCACCGTCCTGGTTGTCGATCCGCGCACCGTGTGCTGTGGGTTGGAAGAAGTAGACCACAAGTAGGTAACACAACAAACGGCGTCTCGTTCAAACAGGCTGCATTGTTTGGTGTACGCGTCTCACGGTAAGCCATTTCGTGGCCTAGCTATTTCGTGGAAGCCTACGTACTCGGTCCGGAATCTAAACTACGATCTAAAAGCAAAGCGCACCGCTGGCGGGGTGCGCATGTGAGCTCTTGTTTACAGTTCTAAGAGGCTTAAAGCCCGGAGAAGAGCGATAAACAATGAATCAGGTGGGTTTTCAATTGCGGTAATAAACCGCACGTTGGGGATCCTTGGAGCTAGGTGTATTATCACTCGTGGATTGGCTGATTGATAAGAGTAGCTGCCCTTTTGTCGACACGCACTAGTAGGGAAAGGGAAATAATATTCGATGGCCGAAGAATTTGTTTGTCCCGTTTTTCATCCAATTGTCTTAAGATACCATGGAAACTTTGTATTGTATGAGTGGATCTATATATGTCTATTTGGCGATGGCATTGCAATCTATATGATATATTTGAACAGAGGTGAATAAGTTTAACATGAGACTGGGAAAGTAATAACTATAAAACTAGAGATAATGCTAATGCTCAACAAACATTTACCGGTGTTCATCTCCGCACCGTAGAAGGTGCTAAGGTAACACGCAGAAATCAGTGACGAGCCCCTAAAATGATCGCTGATTCGAATGGCCCACCGGTTTGCGAAGCAGCGCGTTGCGTTTCGatcaattgaaataaattgatcgCGGTGCCATCGGAATTGATTACTCAACATTAGCGCTGCCACGGCTGCAGCACTGGGAGCAAgggaaagcaacgaaacaaaatcacgGGCATCGAGCAAGCCGATATAAATCGATTGGTGTTGCGGATGGTTGGGATTGATTTATGATGTAAGACGGGCGAAATGTTTCCCTGTCGAAGAAATGGCGCAATAGATGTGGACGTTTGCCTTACCTGCCTAGAATTTCCTTCGGTTCGTATTTGGCGTAGAATCCCTTTGCAGCATCCTTATCCGGCAACAGGTCGTCCTCCTCGTCTTTGGCCATTCTTTTCTTGAGACTTATTTTACGCGCCGGTGCACAGTACGACAAACGGTATCGATTCAGGTGGAAAATAAGCCGGGCATCGGCTTCACTATCGGAATCGTCCGAAAACCTCGATTCCGCGCAATCCGCCGACCACGACGAGACGGTAGACGATGCCGACGACGGTGAGGTGCTTGCGTTCCGTAAAGGTCCGCAGCAAAATGCGGTGCGGGTGAAACAAAATTGGCGTTAGGAAACTGATCGACACTTTACACGAAACTATGCAGTAGTTTGCTGCTGCAACAGCACCCAAAACAACCGAACAAATTTTCCAATGCTTTCGAACTCCGAACTCCACGGGAGGCAGCTCTGTCGGAATAATTTGGGAGAGCGTTTCCCGAGAAACGGAACGCGCACTGCTCGGGTCCGACCAGCAGTTGTACAATTTTTACAGTGATTACAATTTTCAATGTCAGAAAGGTTAAAACACACTCCCGACGATCGAGCGCACGGAGTGAAACGGTTCAAGGAGAGAAGAATGGGTGCGAGAAGTTTTCACTGTCAACTTGACGGCAGTACTCTGAATTCAACGCtacgtacatacacacaaatcGTCACACATGCCACGATCCACACTCAGTAAGTCCTTCACTCTGCGATCCAGTTATTAATATACAACATTCAATATCGCAAACAATAAATGAGCATGCAGTCAAAACAAACTATGCAACAAGAGGTGATGTATTAGATGATTCGCAGTATCGTTCACAACGTATAGCCTGAAATTCCGATACGAATAGTacgataaatattttcctATTTTACTCTCTCGGCAATATGTCAGATTTGACATCGATGaacatcgatttttttttacgcaatACGATTCATCGAGTTTTGAAGATCGTGACTTAATTCTTTTTGAATTGGTACTAGTTGAGGATTTTACAGATAGCAAATTTACAGTtttcataaaaatttattaaaatatccGTGGAAAATTCACATCGGGGAAATAGCTTAAAATTGTAAGCGCTTTGGGACAGTGCCACTATCAATACTATCTAGGAGCTTTCGTTTCAGCGATGGTTTTTCCTCTTGACGATTGGCTGGATTGTAGCTCGCTGGCATCGGCAACCGTGGACCAACGGTAGGTGCAGGTTTGTTCGCAAAATAGGGCATTTTTAACGCCTCTGTGCAAGAGCATCTATGAAGCGGGTACAGTGCTAACATTTTGTTGGCCAAATCGATCAAATCTTCCGAGGCCGCCGTGAATATGTTTTCCAATGGAATGGGTGGGTAGAATTTATACTGCACATAATCTGGTAACGACTTTACATCCGGCCAATTGGTTTCATTCGGTGTGCCTAATACTTGAAATATTCGAGTTAATTGATCGAGATCACTTTCACCCGGCAGGAATGGTACCCGTAGCAAAAGTTCTGCCAAAATGCATCCAACTGCCCAAATGTCTACACCCGTTCCATACTGTCGGGCACCGAAAAGGAGTTCCGGGCAGCGATACCATCTCGTTACTACTTGATTCGTATTGATACGATTGGGTGAACCAAAGAATTTTGCTAAACCGAAATCTCCAATCTTGAGAACACCATTTCCACTAATCAGCAAGT
This window harbors:
- the LOC128720317 gene encoding cyclin-dependent kinase 7 → MDNRLNRYEKIDFLGEGQFATVYKARDAETNEIVAVKKIKIGNREEAADGINRTALREIKLLHELHHDNIIGLLDVFGHKSNVSLVFDFMDTDLEIIIKDPKIILTPANIKSYMIQTLKGLEYLHLHWILHRDLKPNNLLISGNGVLKIGDFGLAKFFGSPNRINTNQVVTRWYRCPELLFGARQYGTGVDIWAVGCILAELLLRVPFLPGESDLDQLTRIFQVLGTPNETNWPDVKSLPDYVQYKFYPPIPLENIFTAASEDLIDLANKMLALYPLHRCSCTEALKMPYFANKPAPTVGPRLPMPASYNPANRQEEKPSLKRKLLDSIDSGTVPKRLQF